A single region of the Plantactinospora soyae genome encodes:
- a CDS encoding glycoside hydrolase family 30 protein, translating into MLRSPALVTAIVAVTALAGSPALAGPSTGLTIDRTEKHQPIDGFGYSIAFQRSSLVHNLTGDKREEALDLLLDRRTGAAPSILRLGIGSSATNPYDWMLSIQPTDPGGPTATPTYSWDGWDGGQVWYTKEARKRGIDRFYADAWSAPGYMKDNGTDINGGALCGLQGVTCASGDWREAYARYLVQYAKFYRQEGIKLDEIGFTNEPDWTTSYASMRFTPAQAAEFVKVLGPIARKAGVDVACCDSFGWQQSEAYAQAIEADPEARRYLDLFTGHGYASPSDHPLPTTARTWMSEWAPSSVADGWNEAWDSGKGTDGIALAERIHDTLALADSSAFIFWLGSSRGGTAALMQIDDANNAYRVSSRLYAFAAYSRFIRPGAVRIGIDNAQDGLKVSAYRNADGTEVVEILNTTGAAVETAINLKRPTAYVTDSTHNLAEVPTVVSRRGSHSTIELAPRSLTTLVAKRPGRG; encoded by the coding sequence GTGCTTCGATCCCCCGCCCTCGTGACCGCCATCGTGGCCGTGACCGCGCTTGCCGGATCACCGGCCCTCGCCGGCCCGTCAACCGGTCTGACCATCGACCGCACCGAGAAGCACCAGCCCATCGACGGCTTCGGCTACTCCATCGCCTTCCAGCGCTCCTCACTGGTCCACAACCTGACCGGGGACAAGCGGGAGGAGGCCCTCGATCTGCTCCTCGACCGCAGGACCGGCGCGGCGCCGAGCATCCTGCGGCTCGGCATCGGCTCGTCGGCCACCAACCCGTACGACTGGATGCTCTCCATCCAGCCGACCGATCCCGGCGGGCCGACGGCCACTCCGACGTACAGCTGGGACGGCTGGGACGGCGGCCAGGTGTGGTACACGAAAGAGGCCCGCAAGCGCGGCATCGATCGGTTCTACGCGGATGCCTGGAGCGCTCCGGGCTACATGAAGGACAACGGCACCGACATCAACGGCGGGGCCCTCTGTGGCCTGCAGGGTGTCACGTGCGCCAGCGGCGACTGGCGCGAGGCGTACGCGCGGTATCTCGTCCAGTACGCCAAGTTCTACCGGCAGGAAGGCATCAAGCTCGACGAGATCGGCTTCACCAACGAACCCGACTGGACCACCTCCTACGCCTCGATGCGGTTCACCCCGGCCCAGGCCGCCGAGTTCGTGAAGGTCCTCGGCCCCATCGCCAGGAAGGCCGGCGTGGACGTGGCCTGCTGCGACTCGTTCGGCTGGCAGCAGTCGGAGGCGTACGCCCAGGCGATCGAGGCGGATCCGGAGGCTCGCAGGTACCTCGACCTCTTCACCGGTCACGGGTACGCGAGCCCCTCGGACCACCCGCTGCCGACCACCGCACGCACCTGGATGTCGGAGTGGGCTCCGTCGAGTGTCGCGGACGGCTGGAACGAGGCGTGGGACAGCGGCAAGGGCACCGACGGCATCGCGCTCGCCGAACGCATCCATGACACGCTCGCCCTGGCCGACAGCAGCGCCTTCATCTTCTGGCTCGGGTCCTCCCGGGGCGGAACGGCGGCGCTGATGCAGATCGACGACGCGAACAACGCCTACCGGGTGTCGTCCCGGCTCTACGCCTTCGCCGCGTACAGCCGGTTCATCCGGCCGGGCGCCGTACGGATCGGCATCGACAATGCGCAGGACGGGCTGAAGGTGTCGGCCTACCGGAACGCCGACGGCACCGAGGTCGTGGAGATCCTCAACACCACGGGCGCGGCCGTCGAGACCGCCATCAACCTGAAGCGGCCGACGGCGTACGTCACCGACTCCACCCACAATCTGGCGGAGGTCCCCACAGTCGTGTCCAGGCGTGGTTCGCACAGCACGATCGAGTTGGCGCCGCGTTCGCTGACCACGCTGGTCGCCAAGCGCCCCGGGCGGGGCTGA
- a CDS encoding alpha/beta fold hydrolase, giving the protein MDRRAADRELDEAEAGPLVVLVHSPSVGPATWQPVATELRASGRDVAVPSLLEVGAGDPPYWPRVVDAVRDELSGIAPDRPVVLVAHSNAGLFIPVIRAGLVQPVVASVFVDAALPATSGSTAVVPPDRLDALRALAGPDGRLPRWTDWFDEVDVAPMFPDPATRRAVTDEQPRLPLAYYQHPVPVTPGWDDHPCGYLRFSPAYEQPAAEAAGRGWPVLTVPGRHLHQLVDPGAVGSAIRRLVPILVPPD; this is encoded by the coding sequence ATGGATCGGCGGGCAGCGGATCGTGAACTTGACGAGGCGGAGGCCGGCCCGCTGGTCGTACTGGTGCACAGCCCGTCGGTCGGGCCGGCCACCTGGCAGCCGGTCGCCACCGAGCTGCGCGCCAGCGGCCGGGACGTGGCCGTGCCGTCGCTGCTCGAGGTCGGCGCGGGAGATCCCCCGTACTGGCCCCGGGTGGTGGACGCCGTCCGCGACGAGCTGTCGGGAATTGCCCCGGACCGACCGGTGGTCCTGGTCGCGCACAGCAACGCCGGACTGTTCATCCCGGTGATCCGCGCCGGGCTGGTGCAACCGGTCGTCGCCTCGGTCTTCGTCGACGCCGCCCTGCCGGCGACGAGCGGAAGCACGGCGGTGGTACCGCCGGACCGGCTGGACGCCCTCCGGGCACTCGCCGGTCCGGACGGTCGGCTGCCCCGCTGGACGGACTGGTTCGACGAGGTCGACGTCGCGCCGATGTTCCCCGATCCGGCGACCCGGCGTGCGGTCACCGACGAGCAGCCCCGGCTTCCGCTGGCGTACTACCAGCACCCGGTGCCGGTGACGCCTGGCTGGGACGACCACCCGTGCGGGTACCTGCGGTTCAGCCCGGCGTACGAGCAACCCGCCGCCGAGGCCGCCGGGCGGGGCTGGCCGGTGCTGACCGTACCCGGCCGGCACCTGCATCAGCTCGTCGATCCCGGCGCGGTCGGCAGCGCGATCCGCCGACTGGTCCCGATCCTGGTACCACCCGACTGA
- a CDS encoding aminoglycoside adenylyltransferase domain-containing protein: MTSTLPPSETGYLGAVLDRLAAVLGDDLLGVYPTGSLALDGYTPGRSDIDLIAVVERARPAVLETVAARLSHDALPCPATGLEFVLYERATLALAGTGAGFALNLNTGRELPAKRSYGPGDEATFWYPIDRAISSQQGVALLGPPPRTLLAPTPFAALLPVVVESIEARLHADLDLVDNAVLNGCRSLRFAMQRQWYPKRSAAEWAIGTVPEFGPLIGAALRSYDRGRTVDGTVDRQEVRAFLAFLLGRLAPTHPPLDRHRPAGSTGGHRGR, from the coding sequence GTGACGTCGACGCTTCCGCCCAGCGAGACCGGCTACCTCGGGGCGGTGCTGGACCGGCTGGCCGCCGTACTCGGGGACGACCTGCTCGGCGTCTATCCGACCGGCTCCCTCGCGCTCGACGGCTACACGCCGGGACGCAGCGACATCGACCTGATCGCCGTGGTCGAGCGGGCCCGGCCCGCCGTGCTGGAGACGGTCGCCGCCCGGCTCTCCCACGACGCGCTCCCCTGTCCCGCGACCGGCCTGGAGTTCGTCCTGTACGAGCGGGCGACGCTGGCCCTGGCCGGCACCGGGGCCGGCTTCGCCCTCAACCTGAACACCGGACGGGAACTGCCGGCCAAACGTAGCTACGGCCCCGGCGACGAGGCGACCTTCTGGTATCCGATCGACCGGGCGATCAGCAGCCAGCAGGGTGTCGCGCTGCTCGGGCCACCACCCCGGACGCTCCTCGCGCCGACACCGTTCGCGGCGCTGCTGCCGGTGGTCGTCGAGTCGATCGAGGCGCGCCTGCACGCGGACCTCGATCTCGTCGACAACGCGGTGCTCAACGGTTGCCGCTCGCTGCGGTTCGCCATGCAGCGGCAGTGGTACCCGAAGCGGTCGGCGGCGGAGTGGGCGATCGGGACGGTACCGGAGTTCGGCCCGCTGATCGGCGCGGCGCTGCGCAGCTACGACCGGGGACGGACCGTCGACGGAACCGTCGACCGCCAGGAGGTACGGGCCTTCCTCGCCTTCCTCCTCGGCCGACTCGCCCCGACGCACCCGCCGCTCGACCGGCACCGGCCTGCCGGGAGCACGGGCGGCCACCGGGGCCGGTAG
- a CDS encoding glycoside hydrolase family 15 protein, producing MTDDPAVGPGAAPPPIADYGLLGDTRTAALVSSTGAIDWMCAPRFDGAPLFGRLVGGPEAGTYRIGPARPAEVVERRYRQHTTTLRTTWVVGDRRLTLTEGMVAEVAGRLLPSTLLVRRLSAEGGPIEAVVDFDPRLGTNHRAPRVRRRRSLLVCEWGALAVSLACAPHLNVEPGRSTVLTVAPERPLTVVLTVAHREPLIDVEPAVAWELLRADEAHWRAWIAEVDPELPFREAVTRSLLTLRLLTYSPSHAPVAAPSTSLPEQPGGVRNWDYRYVWPRDASIGVAAFLGVGKPDQARGFLAWLLRASRLQRPRLPALFTLDGLRVPAERQLDGWPGYAGSTPVRIGNGAADQHQLDGYGWVVDAVWVYVQAGHHLDSETWRAVRGFADVVTRRWREPDAGIWELRQPSHQVHSKLMGWLALDRALRIAETHPLAARRRRRWQDARQAIASEVRTNGFDPERSSYVRGYGSTELDAALLVLPLLGIEDADSPRVGGTIAAIRAELGAGGPLLYRYPPGHDGLPGSEAAFLPCSFWLAQALAGTGRRAEAIELFRLLLDRASPLGLYAEEMDPVTGAHLGNYPQTLTHATLVQAALAIRSAGSARSGEVG from the coding sequence ATGACCGACGATCCGGCCGTCGGCCCTGGCGCGGCGCCGCCACCGATCGCGGACTACGGGCTGCTGGGGGACACCCGCACCGCAGCCCTGGTCTCCAGCACCGGTGCGATCGACTGGATGTGCGCACCCCGCTTCGACGGCGCGCCCCTGTTCGGTCGGCTCGTCGGCGGTCCGGAGGCGGGCACGTACCGGATCGGACCGGCCCGGCCGGCCGAGGTCGTCGAGCGGCGGTACCGGCAGCACACGACCACGCTCCGGACTACCTGGGTGGTGGGCGATCGGCGGCTCACCCTCACCGAGGGGATGGTCGCCGAGGTCGCCGGGCGGCTGCTGCCGTCGACCCTGCTCGTCCGGCGCCTGTCGGCCGAAGGGGGACCGATCGAGGCCGTCGTCGACTTCGACCCCCGGCTCGGGACCAACCATCGGGCACCTCGGGTACGCCGTCGCCGGTCGCTGCTCGTCTGCGAGTGGGGAGCGCTCGCCGTGTCGCTGGCCTGCGCTCCCCACCTGAACGTCGAGCCGGGCCGGTCGACCGTGCTGACCGTTGCGCCGGAACGACCGCTCACCGTCGTGCTGACCGTGGCCCACCGTGAACCACTGATCGACGTCGAACCGGCCGTGGCCTGGGAACTCCTGCGGGCCGACGAGGCACACTGGCGGGCCTGGATCGCCGAGGTGGACCCGGAACTCCCCTTCCGGGAGGCGGTGACGCGGAGCCTGCTCACCCTGCGGCTGTTGACGTACTCGCCGTCCCACGCGCCGGTCGCGGCGCCCAGCACCTCGCTGCCGGAACAGCCCGGCGGCGTACGGAACTGGGACTACCGCTACGTCTGGCCCCGGGACGCCAGCATCGGGGTCGCCGCGTTCCTCGGCGTCGGCAAGCCCGACCAGGCACGCGGGTTCCTCGCCTGGCTGTTGCGGGCCAGCCGGTTGCAGCGACCCCGCCTGCCGGCGCTGTTCACCCTGGACGGTCTGCGCGTGCCGGCGGAACGGCAGCTCGACGGCTGGCCCGGCTACGCCGGCAGCACGCCGGTACGGATCGGCAACGGCGCGGCCGACCAGCACCAGCTCGACGGCTACGGCTGGGTCGTCGACGCCGTCTGGGTGTACGTCCAGGCCGGACACCACCTCGACTCCGAGACCTGGCGGGCGGTGCGCGGCTTCGCCGACGTGGTGACCCGCCGCTGGCGGGAACCCGACGCCGGCATCTGGGAGCTGCGCCAACCCAGCCACCAGGTGCACTCCAAACTGATGGGCTGGCTCGCCCTGGATCGGGCACTGCGGATAGCCGAGACGCATCCGCTTGCGGCCCGGCGGCGGCGACGCTGGCAGGACGCCCGGCAGGCGATCGCCTCCGAGGTCCGGACGAACGGCTTCGATCCCGAACGGTCGAGCTATGTTCGTGGCTACGGCTCGACGGAACTCGACGCGGCGCTGCTGGTGCTGCCGCTGCTCGGGATCGAGGACGCCGACTCGCCCCGGGTCGGTGGCACCATCGCGGCCATTCGCGCCGAACTCGGTGCGGGCGGTCCGCTGCTCTACCGCTATCCACCCGGACACGACGGCCTACCCGGCTCGGAGGCGGCCTTTCTGCCCTGCTCCTTTTGGCTCGCCCAGGCCCTCGCCGGCACCGGACGGCGGGCCGAGGCCATCGAGCTGTTCCGGCTGCTCCTCGACCGGGCGAGCCCGCTCGGCCTCTACGCCGAGGAGATGGACCCGGTCACCGGCGCCCACCTCGGCAACTATCCGCAGACCCTGACCCATGCGACGCTCGTCCAGGCCGCGCTCGCGATCCGGTCGGCCGGGTCGGCCCGGTCCGGCGAGGTCGGCTGA
- a CDS encoding DUF397 domain-containing protein, whose amino-acid sequence MTTDSPRWRTSRRSNQSGGDCVEVADNLPGRVLVRDSKDRPGPVLAFAPDAWRSFVHDAAAR is encoded by the coding sequence GTGACGACCGACAGCCCGCGCTGGCGCACGTCGCGCCGCAGCAACCAGTCCGGCGGCGACTGCGTCGAGGTCGCCGACAATCTGCCCGGCCGGGTACTGGTCCGGGACAGCAAGGACCGCCCCGGACCGGTGCTGGCCTTCGCACCCGACGCGTGGCGCAGCTTCGTCCACGACGCCGCCGCCCGCTGA
- the mmsB gene encoding multiple monosaccharide ABC transporter permease: MSATAPTNADLAVSGPGLGDPSPSAGGPGRRLPVNLRQSGIYIAFALIVLLFSVLTDGALLQPQNISNIIVQNSYILILAIGMILIIIAGHIDLSAGSVVAVTGAVAAVLMVEHDVPWPLALLITLVVGGLIGAWQGFWIAYFGIPAFIVTLAGMLLFRALTLTVLGNQGIGPFPDPVRTLANGFTEGYLGNIGLGPLGGADLFSLLVGIAAVVGFAVVQWRGRMARLGYHQTVEPLPLFVLKIVAAAVVVMTVIVQLARFKNLPWVLVALAALILAYSLVTSRAVFGRQIYAVGGNLQAATLSGVKVKSVIFWIFVNMGVLAALAGVIFAGRLNQAGPTAGNAFELDAIAAAFIGGAAVQGGVGKVVGAITGGLIMGVINNGMSLIGAPSEQVMLVKGAVLLAAVAFDVWTKRRAGASR; this comes from the coding sequence ATGAGCGCCACCGCACCCACCAACGCCGATCTCGCGGTGAGCGGGCCCGGTCTGGGCGATCCGTCGCCATCGGCCGGCGGACCCGGTCGCCGGCTGCCGGTGAACCTGCGGCAGAGCGGCATCTACATCGCCTTCGCGCTGATCGTTCTGCTGTTCTCGGTACTCACCGACGGTGCCCTGCTGCAACCGCAGAACATCTCAAACATCATCGTGCAGAACTCCTACATCCTGATCCTCGCGATCGGGATGATCCTGATCATCATTGCCGGCCACATCGACCTCTCCGCCGGCTCGGTGGTGGCGGTCACCGGAGCCGTGGCCGCGGTGCTGATGGTCGAACACGACGTACCGTGGCCGCTGGCCCTGCTGATCACCCTCGTGGTCGGCGGACTCATCGGCGCCTGGCAGGGCTTCTGGATCGCCTACTTCGGAATCCCCGCCTTCATCGTGACCCTGGCCGGCATGCTGCTGTTCCGGGCGCTCACCCTCACCGTCCTCGGTAACCAGGGCATCGGGCCGTTCCCGGACCCGGTCCGTACCCTGGCCAACGGCTTCACCGAGGGGTACCTCGGCAACATCGGGCTCGGGCCGCTGGGCGGGGCGGACCTGTTCAGCCTGCTGGTCGGGATCGCGGCGGTGGTCGGCTTCGCCGTGGTGCAGTGGCGCGGCCGGATGGCCCGGCTCGGCTATCACCAGACCGTCGAACCGCTGCCGCTGTTCGTGCTGAAGATCGTCGCAGCCGCCGTCGTGGTGATGACCGTGATCGTGCAGCTGGCCCGGTTCAAGAACCTGCCCTGGGTCCTGGTGGCGCTCGCGGCGCTGATCCTGGCGTACTCGCTGGTCACCAGCCGTGCCGTGTTCGGCCGGCAGATCTACGCCGTCGGCGGCAACCTGCAGGCCGCGACCCTGAGCGGGGTCAAGGTCAAGTCGGTGATCTTCTGGATCTTCGTCAACATGGGTGTGCTGGCCGCACTCGCCGGGGTCATCTTCGCCGGCCGGCTGAACCAGGCCGGACCGACCGCCGGCAACGCCTTCGAACTCGACGCCATCGCCGCCGCGTTCATCGGCGGGGCCGCCGTGCAGGGCGGCGTCGGCAAGGTGGTCGGTGCCATCACCGGCGGCCTGATCATGGGTGTGATCAACAACGGCATGTCGCTGATCGGGGCGCCCAGCGAGCAGGTGATGCTGGTCAAGGGTGCCGTACTGCTGGCGGCGGTGGCCTTCGACGTCTGGACCAAGCGGCGCGCGGGAGCGTCCCGGTAA